DNA sequence from the Candidatus Binatia bacterium genome:
CGCCGCGCCGCGCAGCGCCGCCGCGCACGAGCCCAAGGTCTCGAGGCCGAAGCCGGCGAGGGGTGCGGCGTCGCCTAGCCCGATCCGGCCGTTCGAATCCTCCAGCGCGATCAGGACCCCCTCGCGCTCCGTGATCGGCCCTTCCACGGTGGGCCAGGGCTCCCGGAGCCGGAGGCGGTAGGGAAGGAGCCGCACCGACTCGATCTTCACGGCGCGAGCATCGCGATGGCGAACAGCGATCCGAAGAGCACATGGAGCCGGGCCGTCCGGACCAGGGCGCCGTTCAGCGAGGGTCCGTCCCGGCGCGTCGCCACGACGCGAAGCAGCGCGAGCGCGAGCGGCAGGGTGAGGAGCGGCAGGAGCGCCGCGAGCCCCAGCTCGCCGCCGCGCCAGAGGAGCACCGGTAGGGCGTAGGCCACGAGCAGGAGCAGCGCGTACTCGGCGATGGCGGCGCCGCGGCCGAAGATCACGGCCAGCGTTCGCTTGCCGATGGTGCGGTCGGCCTCCACGTCGCGCACGTTGTTCACGACGAGGATGTTGGTGCAGAGCGCCCCCACCGGGAGCGCCGCGGCCAGGGCCAGCGGCGAGACGGCGCGCGCCTGCACGTAGTAGGTGCCCGCCACCGCAACCACGCCGAAGAAGAGGAAGACGGCGATGTCGCCGAGTCCGTGATAGCCGAGGGCCCAGCGTCCCGCGGTGTAGCCGATGCCCGCGGCGATCGACGCGATCCCGATCACGACCACCGGCCATCCCGCGGCGAACGCGAGGTAGAGGCCCGCAAGGGTCGCCGCGCCGAACGCCGCGAGCATGGCGCGGCGCACGTCGGCGGGCGCGAGCCATCCCGCCGCGAGGGGTCGCGTGAAGCCCGTGCGCCCGGCGTGGTCGGCGCCCTTTTCATGATCGTAGAGATCGTTCGCGAAATTGGTGCCGACCTGGATGAAGAGCGCGCCGAGGAACGCCGCGACCGCGGGTCCGGGACGAAAGAAGCCCTGCCGCGCGGCGACCGCGCTCCCCACGAAGACGGGGACGATCGCGGCGGCCAGCGTGGGGAGCCGGAGCGCATGGACCCAGACGCGCGCGCGGCCGGGGGCGGCGGCCGCGGCGCCGCGGGAGGGCCCCACGGGGAGCGCTACGGCAGCCGCCGGAACCGCGAGAAGTCGGGCTTCCGGCGCTCGAGGTAGGCGTTCCGCCCCTCCTGCGCCTCCTCGCTCATGTAGAAGAGAAGGGTCGCGTTCCCCGCCAGCTCTTGCAGTCCCGTCTGCCCGTCGCAGTCGGCGTTCATCGCCGACTTGATGCAGCGGAGCGCCAGCGGGCTCATCGCGAGCATCTCGCGGCACCACTGCACCGTCTCCTCCTCCAGCCGGTCGAGGGGCACGACCGCGTTGATCAGCCCCATCGCGAACGCCTGCTTGGCGTCGTACTGGCGGCAGAGGAACCAGATCTCCCGCGCCCGCTTCTGGCCCACCATGCGCGCCAGGTAGGACGACCCGAAGCCGCCGTCGAACGAGCCCACCTTGGGGCCGGTCTGGCCGAACTTCGCGTTCTCGGCGGCGATCGTGAGATCGCACACGACGTGGAGCACGTGGCCGCCGCCCACGGCGTAGCCGGCTACCATCGCGACCACCGGCTTGGGGAGCGTGCGGATCTGGCGCTGCAGGTCGAGCACGTTCAGGCGCGGCACCTGATCGTCGCCCACGTAGCCCTGGTCGCCCCGCACGCGCTGATCGCCGCCGGAGCAGAAGGCCTCCTCGCCGGCGCCGGTCAGGATGATGACGCCCACCTCGGGATCTTCCCGGGCGGCTTCGAACGCCTGGCCCATCTCGCGCACCGTGAGGGGACGGAACGCGTTCCGGACGTCGGGGCGGTTGATCGTGATCTTGGCGATCCCCTCCGCCTTCTCGTACAGGATGTCGGTGAACGTCCTCGCCGTCTTCCAGGCGAGTGCGGCGGCGACGGGCATGGCGTGCTCCTGGCTCAGAGGGTCGAGCGGGCCCCGGTCTTGGCCGCGCTCGCGAAGGGTACGAGATGCTCGACGAGGGCCCGTTCGAAGGCGTCGGGCCGCTCGAGGTGGACGTTGTGTCCCGCGGCGGGAACGACGAGCCGGCGCGAGCCGGGGACGGAGGCGGCCATGGCGTCGGCGCAGGCGCCGTACTTGGCGTCCAGCGATCCGGTCACGAAGAGCGCGGGGCAGCCCAGGCTGGGCAGCAGCGGGCCCAGGTAGGGCTGCGCTCCCTGTCCCGCGCCGCGCAGCGAGCCGGCGAGCCCGGCGGGGTTGTTGCGAAGCCTCGCCTCCTGCACGGCGGCGCGCGTGCGCGCGGAGAGGGTCGCCTGCGTCTCGAAGATCGGCTGCGCGGCCCAGTGCTCGGCGAACCACTCGATGCCGCGGGTCAGGATCTCGCGCGCGAGCGCTTCGTCCGAAGCGCGGCGCGCCGCGCGCTCCGCTTCC
Encoded proteins:
- the menB gene encoding 1,4-dihydroxy-2-naphthoyl-CoA synthase; protein product: MPVAAALAWKTARTFTDILYEKAEGIAKITINRPDVRNAFRPLTVREMGQAFEAAREDPEVGVIILTGAGEEAFCSGGDQRVRGDQGYVGDDQVPRLNVLDLQRQIRTLPKPVVAMVAGYAVGGGHVLHVVCDLTIAAENAKFGQTGPKVGSFDGGFGSSYLARMVGQKRAREIWFLCRQYDAKQAFAMGLINAVVPLDRLEEETVQWCREMLAMSPLALRCIKSAMNADCDGQTGLQELAGNATLLFYMSEEAQEGRNAYLERRKPDFSRFRRLP
- the menH gene encoding 2-succinyl-6-hydroxy-2,4-cyclohexadiene-1-carboxylate synthase, coding for MSGSRLCVERGLRYHFRLWGSPRVQAPAAVFLHGFAGSSLDWERFGEAVDRLGLRAMAIDLPGHGDTECPADPERFTVEETARDLNALLDLTGIAEAHWVGYSMGGRIALYTAARYPARTRSILVESASPGIESEAERAARRASDEALAREILTRGIEWFAEHWAAQPIFETQATLSARTRAAVQEARLRNNPAGLAGSLRGAGQGAQPYLGPLLPSLGCPALFVTGSLDAKYGACADAMAASVPGSRRLVVPAAGHNVHLERPDAFERALVEHLVPFASAAKTGARSTL
- a CDS encoding 1,4-dihydroxy-2-naphthoate polyprenyltransferase gives rise to the protein MGPSRGAAAAAPGRARVWVHALRLPTLAAAIVPVFVGSAVAARQGFFRPGPAVAAFLGALFIQVGTNFANDLYDHEKGADHAGRTGFTRPLAAGWLAPADVRRAMLAAFGAATLAGLYLAFAAGWPVVVIGIASIAAGIGYTAGRWALGYHGLGDIAVFLFFGVVAVAGTYYVQARAVSPLALAAALPVGALCTNILVVNNVRDVEADRTIGKRTLAVIFGRGAAIAEYALLLLVAYALPVLLWRGGELGLAALLPLLTLPLALALLRVVATRRDGPSLNGALVRTARLHVLFGSLFAIAMLAP